ATTCTAAATCAGTACTCGTATCAACTgtaaaaattgttataattttcaataccaaaagtttcaagaaaaattgttgtttttttctttctttctttttttttattttcaaaaaagcaaaTGTGAGAAATGTGTGATTGAAAGCGAAAAATGAAAGAATGCAGTAAAAAAGAATGAGATGAAGTTAAGAAAAAGCGCAATGAAGATTGTGAGAATGAGAGAgagaaaaactacttaaaaaaagaaatgaaacaaaGAACTTTGATCCTCCTACCTTTCTCCTTGAAAGTGCTGGCCGATTGGGCTCCAGTATTTTCGCTGTCCACACTAACCCCATCTATTTCTTGGAGTCCGAACTCATTGCGCACCTCTTGAATGGCCGACAACTCATTCAAGCCAAAGTTCTGATCTCTACACGGAACAAGAAGAATAACGCAagtaaatgattctatgagtGACGAAAACAACGTCAAgtgattttgtgtgttttttgtttttacctaAAGGCCACGTTGTCGCTAAAGTACGCTCCGCTGCCACTCGTGCTCGTCGTTCCGAGATTGTCATTCACGGGGAACACCACCCGGGGAGATCGCGACGACTTGAAAGGATAGTAGCGGGACTTCCGTGATCCGGCATAGTCATTACCGAAGTCATTGTACTCGGTGAATATCTTTGGTGGAGCGAAGGGACGTGGTCCCGTCCGATGGTCACGCTCACTATCACCGAAGAAAATACCTCGTTGAGGTCGCGGCGCGGCTGCAATGGGACCATTGACGTCCCCGAACTTTGTGACCTCATCACGGTACAACTTTCCGGAGTAGGGTTTTGAATTGGCACTCGAGCCAGGGAATTCTACGGTATGACCGCTGTTAGAGCCATCAAGGTTTTCTTCGCTGTAAGGCCGCTCATATGATCCGCTGTCAGTGAAAATGGGATTGTCTTCGCGATAGCCTTGTGGGTGGAAGGGGAAGTCAGTGTTAAGGCTATAGCTGTTGGGGAATTGGAAGCCTATGCGACGCCCTGACAAGTCATCGACGTCGATCTTATCTTCCGATTGGGGACTTCGTTCTGTTCTTTCATTGACGAACAACTCACCGTTGAAGCCCTCTACTGGGACCTGGTCATCCATCGTCGGTGGTCGAATCTGTCCGAAAGTGATATTCCGCTTTGGCAAGGCCTCATTGTGACCACCCTGCGCTAGGGGAATGTAGACGTAGCTCCTTCCGGTTTTCGTCTGGTTCTCTGGCGattgttggaacacaatctGTGACGCATCGTCAGACCTCCGCTGGGCACTTCTGCCATTTCGGTAGGCTCCGAAGGACTGGACAACGCTTCCGTCGGATCTGCGATGCATGCGAGGGAAGCTCACGTCATCCACTTTGGGGAAGACATTGAATGGGGCGTAAAGATTTCTAGCTGACCGCTGTGTCCCACCAGTCAACCAGGGAGTACTTTGAGATTGGCCACTGGCAGCTCGCTGGTACTGGCTGTGGTCGGCAAGAGAGCGGATTTGACCCGTCCGCACGGGACTGTCGATTGCGTTGGTTAATATCAGACCGGCAACAATTGTTAGGAAACGCCATTTGTTGGATTCTAACATCTTACATCGAGGTCAGTTGAGGAGTGTTGTATAGAGTAGTAGTAGTACGGCGACGGCGCGCGTCTTAAGGGTTCGATTCAATTTTGTGAGATTTTGAGTGTTGTAAGTGATGGTGCGCACCAGTTCATAACGTTTCCGTTTATTCGTGCTCAAGAACTCCTTCCTCGATGCTCGTCATAGTTTCATGGCCCAACTGGTAACAGGGGAAAAACCAATTATTAGTGGCAGCACTTGTTCAGGTATCGCGATGTTAatgttgatattgatattgatctTGATCTTAAGCTAGCTCTGGCCAAGAGCACTGTATAGACCACAGAGTCAATGGACTTGACTCgctgttgttgatgatgatgatagcaCCCAGTTGAGGTGCAACTAACGTTTCCACTTGCACTGATTTGTACCTGGTCTTGGGGATATCTCGTGCTGGTGGTATGATGGTAAGTCGTGTTCGCGTTTTGATGTTAAGTGAGTTGATCCTCCTCGGCGGCGGCGTCGTCGTAGTCGGCTATGTAGTCGTTTTAAACTTGTCGTCAGTTCAGTGAttcaggttttatttttaatttttgctttgttGCTTGAGTTGGGTGGTTTTGTTTGGTGTTTTGGATTTCGTGTGGTGCAACTACCGATTACACATGCGGAGGTAAAATTGctattttgttattgaaatttgTTAGTTGCAAGTTGGAAAAAAAGTGCAGATGGAAAGACTTTTTGTTGGAAGCGATGTTGTTGGTTGGATTTAATTGGTGGTTGTTGTTCGTTGCGATGGAAAATTTCACCTCCAGTGCTATCAAATTGCATACAACATTTAGTGACGGTTAGTGAACCCATATAGCATATGAATGTGATGTTGTGATTATAATATTTTCCAAAGATTTCTTTGTGgaatctgaaattaaaaaacgaaacaatactGGTTATCGAAATTGCTGTTGATAGAAGTTGATAATGTAAttgttataatttcaaaaaagagtAAAATTGGTTTCAGTTAAttattggttttattaaaaattccttACGAAAGTCTTATAGAGAAATTCTTAATaatggaaatttaatttaaaaactaagaattttattattgtataaaAGTAGGATATTTGGCCTccagattttcttgaaaaagaaTCCGCACGTTTGTATCCTAATTAATGCTATGAAATATcaaatttggtttcaaaaacagTGTTATTCTTATAAACCTTTTGGAGCTTAAAGTTACAAATTAACGACTCTTGATTTCTGAATAGTCAAAATTAGAATTCCGTCATGATGTGTGTGATTGTAATTTATAGCATATTTTGGagcta
This window of the Eupeodes corollae chromosome 3, idEupCoro1.1, whole genome shotgun sequence genome carries:
- the LOC129952300 gene encoding uncharacterized protein LOC129952300 isoform X3, encoding MLESNKWRFLTIVAGLILTNAIDSPVRTGQIRSLADHSQYQRAASGQSQSTPWLTGGTQRSARNLYAPFNVFPKVDDVSFPRMHRRSDGSVVQSFGAYRNGRSAQRRSDDASQIVFQQSPENQTKTGRSYVYIPLAQGGHNEALPKRNITFGQIRPPTMDDQVPVEGFNGELFVNERTERSPQSEDKIDVDDLSGRRIGFQFPNSYSLNTDFPFHPQGYREDNPIFTDSGSYERPYSEENLDGSNSGHTVEFPGSSANSKPYSGKLYRDEVTKFGDVNGPIAAAPRPQRGIFFGDSERDHRTGPRPFAPPKIFTEYNDFGNDYAGSRKSRYYPFKSSRSPRVVFPVNDNLGTTSTSGSGAYFSDNVAFRDQNFGLNELSAIQEVRNEFGLQEIDGVSVDSENTGAQSASTFKEKGCGISLAKQAAQRRIVGGDDAGFGSFPWQAYIRIGSSRCGGSLVSRRHVVTAGHCVARATPRQVHVTLGDYVINSAVEPLPAYTFGVRRIDVHPYFKFTPQADRFDVSVLTLERPVHFMPHIAPICLPEKNEDFLGKFGWAAGWGALNPGSRLRPKTLQAVDVPVIENRICERWHRQNGINVVIYPEMLCAGYRNGGKDSCQGDSGGPLMHEKNGRWYLIGVVSAGYSCASRGQPGIYHRVPFTVDWISYVVGLTTQL
- the LOC129952300 gene encoding uncharacterized protein LOC129952300 isoform X2, which gives rise to MLESNKWRFLTIVAGLILTNAIDSPVRTGQIRSLADHSQYQRAASGQSQSTPWLTGGTQRSARNLYAPFNVFPKVDDVSFPRMHRRSDGSVVQSFGAYRNGRSAQRRSDDASQIVFQQSPENQTKTGRSYVYIPLAQGGHNEALPKRNITFGQIRPPTMDDQVPVEGFNGYREDNPIFTDSGSYERPYSEENLDGSNSGHTVEFPGSSANSKPYSGKLYRDEVTKFGDVNGPIAAAPRPQRGIFFGDSERDHRTGPRPFAPPKIFTEYNDFGNDYAGSRKSRYYPFKSSRSPRVVFPVNDNLGTTSTSGSGAYFSDNVAFRDQNFGLNELSAIQEVRNEFGLQEIDGVSVDSENTGAQSASTFKEKVDTSTDLECQGRGGTCEFFLGCWMTGGLLQGTCDGILRGCCHRTAKSTNLKTSEYVSSTVDLTNLPNKNYGPVLNDPSCGISLAKQAAQRRIVGGDDAGFGSFPWQAYIRIGSSRCGGSLVSRRHVVTAGHCVARATPRQVHVTLGDYVINSAVEPLPAYTFGVRRIDVHPYFKFTPQADRFDVSVLTLERPVHFMPHIAPICLPEKNEDFLGKFGWAAGWGALNPGSRLRPKTLQAVDVPVIENRICERWHRQNGINVVIYPEMLCAGYRNGGKDSCQGDSGGPLMHEKNGRWYLIGVVSAGYSCASRGQPGIYHRVPFTVDWISYVVGLTTQL
- the LOC129952300 gene encoding uncharacterized protein LOC129952300 isoform X1 codes for the protein MLESNKWRFLTIVAGLILTNAIDSPVRTGQIRSLADHSQYQRAASGQSQSTPWLTGGTQRSARNLYAPFNVFPKVDDVSFPRMHRRSDGSVVQSFGAYRNGRSAQRRSDDASQIVFQQSPENQTKTGRSYVYIPLAQGGHNEALPKRNITFGQIRPPTMDDQVPVEGFNGELFVNERTERSPQSEDKIDVDDLSGRRIGFQFPNSYSLNTDFPFHPQGYREDNPIFTDSGSYERPYSEENLDGSNSGHTVEFPGSSANSKPYSGKLYRDEVTKFGDVNGPIAAAPRPQRGIFFGDSERDHRTGPRPFAPPKIFTEYNDFGNDYAGSRKSRYYPFKSSRSPRVVFPVNDNLGTTSTSGSGAYFSDNVAFRDQNFGLNELSAIQEVRNEFGLQEIDGVSVDSENTGAQSASTFKEKVDTSTDLECQGRGGTCEFFLGCWMTGGLLQGTCDGILRGCCHRTAKSTNLKTSEYVSSTVDLTNLPNKNYGPVLNDPSCGISLAKQAAQRRIVGGDDAGFGSFPWQAYIRIGSSRCGGSLVSRRHVVTAGHCVARATPRQVHVTLGDYVINSAVEPLPAYTFGVRRIDVHPYFKFTPQADRFDVSVLTLERPVHFMPHIAPICLPEKNEDFLGKFGWAAGWGALNPGSRLRPKTLQAVDVPVIENRICERWHRQNGINVVIYPEMLCAGYRNGGKDSCQGDSGGPLMHEKNGRWYLIGVVSAGYSCASRGQPGIYHRVPFTVDWISYVVGLTTQL